DNA from Chloroflexota bacterium:
CTGCAGATCATCATTCGGGGCAAAGGCGACAAAGACCGGCCGGTCTTTCTACAGCAAGGCGCGCAATTGGCGGTGCGCGAGTATCTGGCCACCCGTGAAGACGATTTTCCACCGCTCTTCATTCGCTATCGTCCCGGCAAGTCCGCTGAGGATGACGCCGAGGACAGGGAGAAGCGGCTCTCGCCACGCATGGTACGCAAGATCATTACGCAACATGCCCGAAGATCCGGTGTGGGGCATCTGGCGCCCCACGCGTTACGACATGGCTTTGCGGTGGACCTATTGCGAAACGACGTGAACCTACGTGTAATCCAGGAGCTCCTCGGCCACTCCAGCCTTTCCACAACCCAGATTTACACCCACCTTGTGAATCGTGCTTTGGCGGATGCCGTGCGCCATCGAGCAGATCCCGTGGGGTAGAACGACTGCGCCGAAGAGCGACGAACGCCGCCTGAGGCTTGCGCGCTCAGGCTACTCTTAGGCAAACACGGTAGGGTGTCCAACAAACTAACTGTCTATTCATGCCCCCGGAGGTTGACTATGAACGTGCGAGATATGGCAAATGCAGGGAAGAATGGCGCCGGTCAGGATACCAGCTTGCGCGATTACATTCTCGAAGAGTTCATAGAAGACTATCAAGAGGGTGAGATCAACCGGCGGGAAGCGCTCCAGCGCATCGCGGGGATCACCGGCAGCGTGGCCCTTGCCAGTAGCATCCTCGCGGCCTGCGGGGCTCCGGAAGAGCAGGAAGCTGCCCCGGATTCTGCCACGGAATCCGCAGCCGAGCAACCTTCGCCAACGACAGAAATGGCAGCCTCGGAAGACTTGCCGCCAGGCGTTACTGTGTCTCCGGACGATCCTAGCATCGATGCACGTGCGGTAGAGATCGCAGTAGGAGACGTGACGCTGCTTGGGTACCTGGCCGGCCCGGCTGGCGACGGCCCGTTCCCCGGCGTGCTGGTGTGCCACGAAAACCGGGGGTTGAATGAGCACATTCGGGACGTTGCCCGACGATTCGGCAGAGACGGCTACGTGGCGCTTGCGCTCGACATGCTATCGCGGCAAGGCGGCACGGAGGCGGCCGGTGGTGCTTCCAGCGCACCTGGGCTGCTGAGTAACATCCCGCCGCAGCAATTCGTGGATGACTTCATGGCCGGGCTGCAATTCCTGCAGTCCCAGGCATTTGTAGCACCCAACCGCCTTGGCATGACCGGCTTCTGTTTCGGCGGCGGCGTCACCTGGCGCTGCGCCACACAGATCTCAGAGTTAAAAGCGGCCGTGCCGTTTTATGGACCGAATCCGCCCCTGGCAGATGTACCGAACATCCAGGCGGCAGTACTTGCCATCTACGCTGAGCAAGACCGGCGCATAAACGCCGGTATCGAGGCGATTGAAGCTGCGATGCAGGAGCACGACAAGACCTTCCAAAAGATCATCTACCCCAACGCCAACCACGCGTTCCACAACGACACCAGTTCGCGCTATCATG
Protein-coding regions in this window:
- a CDS encoding dienelactone hydrolase family protein, producing MNVRDMANAGKNGAGQDTSLRDYILEEFIEDYQEGEINRREALQRIAGITGSVALASSILAACGAPEEQEAAPDSATESAAEQPSPTTEMAASEDLPPGVTVSPDDPSIDARAVEIAVGDVTLLGYLAGPAGDGPFPGVLVCHENRGLNEHIRDVARRFGRDGYVALALDMLSRQGGTEAAGGASSAPGLLSNIPPQQFVDDFMAGLQFLQSQAFVAPNRLGMTGFCFGGGVTWRCATQISELKAAVPFYGPNPPLADVPNIQAAVLAIYAEQDRRINAGIEAIEAAMQEHDKTFQKIIYPNANHAFHNDTSSRYHAESANDAWKQMLSWFAEHV